One genomic window of Halobellus limi includes the following:
- a CDS encoding acetyl-CoA carboxylase biotin carboxylase subunit — MFNKVLVANRGEIALRVMRACRDLGVRTVAIYSDADKHAGHVRFADEAYNVGPARAADSYLDHEAVIEAGRKAGADAVHPGYGFLAENAEFARKVEMSELTWIGPSADAMERLGEKTKARALMQEADVPVVPGTTEPVESAGEVKEIAAEYGYPVAIKAEGGGGGRGLKVVRSEDEVESQLETAQREGEAYFDNASVYVEKYLEAPRHVEVQILADEHGNVRHLGERDCSLQRRHQKVIEEAPSPALDADLRERIGEAARRGVSEADYTNAGTVEFLVEDGEFYFMEVNTRIQVEHTVTEEVTGIDVVKWQLRVAAGEELDFAQEDVEIDGHAIEYRINAENAADEFAPATGTLETYDPPGGIGVRVDDAVRQGDEIGGDYDSMIAKLIVAAGDRTECLARSERALSEFEIEGLATIVPFHRLMLTDEAFRAGEHSTKYLDEELDRTRIDRAVEKWGSADASAGSDGDGSDGSGDDADDDASDDVTEREFTVEVNGKRFEVNLEERGAPPVPDLDAVGNGGSAAGGGGRTRSRPDEATGDDESEVVVEGDGEQVTAEMQGTILSVDVAEGEEVAAGDVVCVLEAMKMENDVVTERGGTVTRVLVEEGDSVDMDDVLVVLE, encoded by the coding sequence ATGTTCAACAAGGTTCTCGTCGCCAACCGCGGAGAGATCGCCCTCCGGGTGATGCGGGCGTGCCGCGACCTGGGCGTGCGCACGGTCGCGATCTACAGCGACGCCGACAAGCACGCGGGTCACGTTCGCTTCGCCGACGAGGCGTACAACGTCGGTCCCGCGCGCGCGGCCGACTCGTATCTCGACCACGAGGCCGTCATCGAGGCCGGGCGGAAGGCCGGTGCCGACGCCGTCCACCCGGGCTACGGCTTCCTCGCGGAGAACGCGGAGTTCGCCCGCAAGGTCGAGATGAGCGAACTCACCTGGATCGGCCCCTCCGCGGACGCGATGGAGCGCCTCGGCGAGAAGACCAAGGCGCGCGCGCTGATGCAGGAGGCGGACGTGCCGGTGGTCCCGGGAACGACCGAACCGGTCGAATCGGCCGGGGAAGTGAAAGAGATCGCCGCCGAGTACGGCTACCCGGTCGCGATCAAGGCCGAGGGGGGCGGCGGCGGCCGCGGCCTGAAGGTCGTCCGCTCCGAGGACGAGGTCGAGTCCCAGTTGGAGACGGCCCAGCGCGAGGGCGAGGCGTACTTCGACAACGCCTCCGTGTACGTCGAGAAGTACCTCGAAGCGCCGCGGCACGTCGAGGTGCAGATCCTCGCGGACGAACACGGGAACGTGCGGCACCTCGGCGAGCGCGACTGCTCGCTGCAGCGCCGTCACCAGAAGGTCATCGAGGAGGCGCCCTCGCCGGCGCTCGACGCCGACCTCCGCGAGCGAATCGGCGAGGCGGCCCGCCGCGGCGTCAGCGAGGCCGACTACACGAACGCCGGAACGGTCGAGTTCCTCGTCGAAGACGGGGAGTTCTACTTCATGGAGGTGAACACCCGGATCCAGGTCGAACACACTGTCACCGAGGAGGTCACCGGCATCGACGTCGTGAAGTGGCAGCTCCGGGTCGCCGCCGGCGAGGAACTGGACTTCGCACAGGAGGACGTCGAGATCGACGGCCACGCCATCGAGTACCGCATCAACGCCGAGAACGCCGCCGACGAGTTCGCGCCCGCGACGGGGACCTTAGAGACGTACGATCCGCCGGGCGGGATCGGCGTCCGCGTCGACGACGCGGTCCGGCAGGGCGACGAGATCGGCGGCGACTACGACTCGATGATCGCGAAACTGATCGTCGCCGCCGGTGATCGGACGGAGTGTCTCGCCCGTTCGGAGCGGGCGCTCTCGGAGTTCGAGATCGAGGGGCTCGCGACCATCGTTCCCTTCCACCGGCTGATGCTGACCGACGAGGCGTTCCGCGCGGGCGAACACTCCACGAAGTACCTCGACGAGGAACTCGACCGGACGCGGATCGACCGCGCGGTCGAGAAGTGGGGCTCGGCCGACGCGTCGGCGGGGAGCGACGGAGACGGGAGCGACGGAAGCGGCGACGACGCCGACGACGATGCTAGCGACGACGTGACCGAGCGGGAGTTCACCGTCGAGGTCAACGGGAAGCGCTTCGAGGTCAATCTCGAAGAGCGGGGCGCACCACCCGTACCGGACCTCGACGCCGTCGGGAACGGCGGTTCGGCCGCCGGCGGGGGCGGTCGGACCCGCTCGCGACCCGACGAGGCAACCGGCGACGACGAGAGCGAGGTCGTCGTCGAGGGCGACGGCGAGCAGGTCACCGCGGAGATGCAGGGGACGATCCTCTCGGTCGACGTCGCGGAGGGCGAAGAGGTCGCCGCCGGCGACGTGGTCTGCGTGCTCGAGGCGATGAAGATGGAGAACGACGTCGTCACCGAGCGCGGCGGCACCGTCACGCGGGTCCTCGTCGAGGAGGGCGACAGCGTGGACATGGACGACGTGCTCGTCGTCCTGGAGTGA
- the asd gene encoding aspartate-semialdehyde dehydrogenase, with amino-acid sequence MSVRVGILGATGAVGQRFIQLLEDHPTFELAALTASESSAGKSYREAAKWRVNTPIPDDVAEMTVGATTPEDVPDDVDLLFSSLPSGVAADVEPDFLEAGYVVSSNSSNDRMAPDVPLTIPEINPDHLDLIEVQREERGWDGALVKNPNCSTITMVPTLAALDQFGLEAVQVSTLQAVSGAGYSGVTSMEIIDNAIPHISGEDDKMETESRKLLGAFDGAELELHGMDVSASCNRIPTLDGHLENVFAETAEDVSVDEAAAAMREYPSVDLPSSPEPLIHVFEDFDRPQPRLDRERGDGMQISAGGLQETTNGVQYNCLAHNTIRGAAGASLLNGELLVEEGWV; translated from the coding sequence ATGTCAGTACGTGTCGGCATCCTCGGCGCAACGGGCGCAGTGGGACAGCGATTCATCCAGCTCCTCGAAGACCACCCGACCTTCGAGCTCGCGGCGCTCACCGCGTCGGAGTCGAGCGCGGGCAAGTCGTACCGCGAGGCGGCGAAGTGGCGCGTGAACACGCCGATCCCCGACGACGTCGCGGAGATGACCGTCGGCGCGACCACGCCGGAAGACGTCCCCGACGACGTCGACCTGCTCTTCTCGTCGCTCCCCTCGGGCGTCGCGGCCGACGTCGAACCCGACTTCCTCGAGGCGGGCTACGTCGTCTCCTCGAACTCCTCGAACGACCGGATGGCCCCGGACGTGCCGCTGACGATTCCGGAGATCAACCCCGACCACCTCGACCTGATCGAGGTCCAGCGCGAGGAGCGCGGCTGGGACGGCGCCCTCGTCAAGAACCCGAACTGCTCGACGATCACGATGGTCCCGACGCTCGCGGCACTGGACCAGTTCGGCCTCGAAGCCGTGCAGGTCTCGACCCTGCAGGCCGTCTCGGGGGCGGGCTACTCCGGCGTCACCTCGATGGAGATCATCGACAACGCCATCCCCCACATCAGCGGCGAGGACGACAAGATGGAGACCGAATCGCGGAAGCTCCTCGGCGCGTTCGACGGCGCGGAGCTCGAACTCCACGGGATGGACGTTTCGGCCTCGTGTAACCGGATTCCGACCCTGGACGGCCACCTCGAGAACGTCTTCGCCGAGACCGCCGAGGACGTCTCCGTCGACGAGGCGGCCGCGGCGATGCGCGAGTACCCGAGCGTCGATCTCCCCTCCTCGCCCGAGCCGCTCATCCACGTCTTCGAGGACTTCGACCGGCCGCAACCCCGACTCGACCGCGAGCGCGGCGACGGGATGCAGATCTCCGCCGGCGGCCTGCAGGAGACGACGAACGGCGTGCAGTACAACTGCCTCGCGCACAACACGATCCGCGGCGCGGCCGGCGCGTCGCTCCTCAACGGCGAACTGCTCGTCGAAGAGGGCTGGGTCTAA
- a CDS encoding redoxin domain-containing protein, whose protein sequence is MTSSPAIGDEAPTFTATYKGSDHESFDLADHLGDGPVVLAFFPGAFTPPCSNEMVALQEHHDDFAAAGATLLGVSADSAFSLGAFADEYDLEFDLVSDMAGDAIEAYGLKMDIPDLGLYGIANRAVFVLDDEGIVAYSWVADDPTNEPDYEELLGEVRKL, encoded by the coding sequence ATGACATCGTCACCGGCGATCGGCGACGAGGCACCGACGTTCACCGCGACGTACAAGGGCAGCGACCACGAGTCGTTCGACCTCGCCGACCACCTCGGCGACGGTCCCGTCGTGCTCGCGTTCTTCCCCGGTGCGTTCACTCCCCCGTGTTCCAACGAGATGGTGGCGCTGCAGGAGCACCACGACGACTTCGCGGCCGCGGGCGCGACGCTGCTCGGCGTGAGCGCCGACTCGGCGTTCTCGCTCGGCGCGTTCGCCGACGAGTACGACCTGGAGTTCGACCTCGTGAGCGATATGGCCGGCGACGCCATCGAGGCGTACGGCCTCAAGATGGACATCCCCGATCTGGGACTGTACGGCATCGCCAACCGCGCCGTGTTCGTCCTCGACGACGAGGGGATCGTCGCCTACAGCTGGGTCGCCGACGACCCGACGAACGAACCCGACTACGAGGAACTGCTCGGGGAAGTGCGGAAGCTCTGA
- a CDS encoding putative quinol monooxygenase, translating into MIVLHAAFPIKPEKRSEALDLARDLVEQSNREAGMIDYRAATDVRDENVVRFFEQYEDAEAFESHTETDHFREFEAALDDLLAGEPEVVRFDVESAAELEL; encoded by the coding sequence ATGATCGTACTCCACGCGGCCTTCCCGATCAAACCCGAGAAGCGTTCCGAGGCGCTGGACCTCGCGAGGGATCTCGTCGAGCAGTCGAACCGGGAGGCGGGGATGATCGACTACCGGGCGGCGACGGACGTCCGAGACGAGAACGTCGTCCGGTTCTTCGAGCAGTACGAGGACGCCGAGGCGTTCGAGTCTCACACGGAGACCGACCACTTCCGGGAGTTCGAGGCCGCCCTGGACGACCTGCTGGCGGGCGAGCCCGAGGTCGTCAGGTTCGACGTGGAATCGGCCGCAGAACTCGAACTGTAG
- the ilvD gene encoding dihydroxy-acid dehydratase: MSKQEQPEREDGADEEPFSTGKDPDLPSTDVTEGPDKAPHRAMFRAMGFDDEDLGSPMVGVANPAADITPCNVHLDDVADAAIEGIEDAGGMPIEFGTITISDAISMGTEGMKASLISREVIADSVELVAFGERMDALVTVAGCDKNLPGMMMASIRTDLPSVFLYGGSIMPGEHDGRDVTIQNVFEGVGTYAEGEMDADELDDLERHACPGAGSCGGMFTANTMASIAEALGMAPLGTADAPAEAPERYEVARRSGEAVLNAVANGIRPSDILSKKSFENAIALQVAIGGSTNAVLHLLALAAEADIDLSIEEFDEISRKTPKIANLQPGGTKTMNDLHEEGGVPVVIRRLLDAGLFHGDAMTVTGRTIEEELDELDLPDDDEIGGDFIYTVDEPYQEEGAIKILTGNLAPDGAVLKVTGDDKFHHQGPARVFEGEEDAMEYVQEGHIESGDVIVIRNEGPQGGPGMREMLGVTAAVVGQGHEDDVALLTDGRFSGATRGPMVGHVAPEAAVGGAIGLIEDGDEITVDIPERELSVDLSESELDARREEWEPREPAYTSGVLAKYGNDFGSAANGAVTNPGAKE, translated from the coding sequence ATGAGCAAGCAGGAACAACCCGAACGCGAGGACGGCGCGGACGAGGAGCCGTTCTCGACAGGCAAGGATCCGGATCTCCCCAGCACGGACGTCACGGAGGGCCCGGACAAAGCGCCCCACCGCGCGATGTTCCGCGCGATGGGATTCGACGACGAGGACCTCGGCTCGCCGATGGTCGGCGTCGCCAACCCCGCCGCGGACATCACCCCGTGTAACGTCCACCTCGACGACGTCGCCGACGCCGCGATCGAGGGGATCGAGGACGCCGGCGGGATGCCGATCGAGTTCGGGACGATCACCATCTCCGACGCCATCTCGATGGGCACCGAGGGGATGAAGGCGTCGCTGATCTCCCGGGAGGTCATCGCCGACTCCGTCGAACTCGTCGCCTTCGGCGAGCGGATGGACGCCCTCGTCACCGTCGCCGGCTGCGACAAGAACCTCCCGGGGATGATGATGGCCTCGATCCGGACGGACCTGCCCTCGGTGTTCCTCTACGGCGGGTCGATCATGCCCGGCGAGCACGACGGCCGCGACGTCACCATCCAGAACGTCTTCGAGGGCGTCGGCACCTACGCCGAGGGCGAGATGGACGCCGACGAACTCGACGACCTGGAACGCCACGCCTGCCCGGGCGCGGGCTCCTGCGGCGGGATGTTCACCGCGAACACGATGGCGTCCATCGCGGAGGCGCTCGGGATGGCGCCGCTGGGGACCGCCGACGCCCCCGCAGAGGCCCCGGAGCGCTACGAGGTGGCGCGACGCTCCGGCGAGGCCGTCCTCAACGCCGTCGCGAACGGCATCCGTCCCTCCGATATCCTCTCGAAGAAGTCCTTCGAGAACGCCATCGCCCTGCAGGTCGCGATCGGCGGCTCGACCAACGCCGTGCTCCACCTGCTCGCGCTCGCCGCCGAGGCCGACATCGACCTCTCGATCGAGGAGTTCGACGAGATTTCGCGAAAGACGCCGAAGATCGCGAACCTCCAGCCGGGCGGAACGAAGACGATGAACGACCTCCACGAGGAGGGCGGCGTTCCCGTCGTGATCCGTCGCCTGCTCGATGCGGGGCTGTTCCACGGCGACGCGATGACCGTCACCGGGCGCACGATCGAGGAGGAACTCGACGAACTGGACCTGCCCGACGACGACGAGATCGGGGGCGACTTCATCTACACCGTCGACGAGCCCTACCAGGAGGAGGGGGCGATCAAGATCCTCACCGGGAACCTCGCGCCCGACGGCGCGGTGCTGAAGGTGACCGGCGACGACAAGTTCCACCACCAGGGTCCCGCACGGGTCTTCGAGGGCGAAGAGGACGCGATGGAGTACGTCCAGGAGGGCCACATCGAATCCGGCGACGTCATCGTCATCCGCAACGAGGGCCCCCAGGGCGGGCCCGGGATGCGCGAGATGCTCGGCGTCACGGCCGCGGTCGTCGGCCAGGGTCACGAGGACGACGTCGCCCTGTTGACCGACGGCCGCTTCTCCGGTGCGACTCGCGGCCCGATGGTCGGCCACGTCGCGCCCGAGGCCGCCGTCGGCGGCGCGATCGGACTGATCGAGGACGGCGACGAGATCACCGTCGACATCCCCGAGCGCGAACTCTCCGTCGACCTTTCGGAATCTGAGCTCGACGCCCGACGCGAGGAGTGGGAGCCGCGCGAACCGGCCTACACCTCCGGCGTGCTCGCGAAGTACGGCAACGACTTTGGATCGGCCGCCAACGGCGCGGTGACGAACCCCGGCGCGAAGGAGTAG
- a CDS encoding MogA/MoaB family molybdenum cofactor biosynthesis protein: MNADHHDSDDGEGDHGHGSHDHEETADHGHSGSDSPDRGSHDHTHGNHGHDHDGHAHDHDDHDGHAHDHDDHDGHAHDHDDHDGHAHDHDDHDGHAHDHDDHDGHDHHAHDVSSLGAAVVTVSTSRTLEDDPAGDAVAAAFESAGHEVALREVVGDDFDALQSAVDRLVDRDDVDAVVTTGGTGVTPDDVTIEAVSGLFGKELPGFGELFRRYSEDEIGTRVVGTRATAGTVQGVPVFCLPGSENAARLGSEEIIVPEAPHLAGLATRPEE, from the coding sequence ATGAATGCGGACCACCACGACAGCGACGACGGGGAAGGCGATCACGGACACGGCTCTCACGACCACGAGGAGACGGCCGATCACGGTCACAGCGGATCGGACAGTCCCGACCGCGGTTCTCACGATCATACCCACGGAAACCACGGTCACGACCACGACGGCCACGCTCACGACCACGACGACCACGACGGCCACGCTCACGACCACGACGACCACGACGGCCACGCTCACGACCACGACGACCACGACGGCCACGCTCACGACCACGACGACCACGACGGCCACGCTCACGACCACGACGACCACGACGGCCACGACCACCACGCTCACGACGTCAGTTCCCTCGGTGCCGCTGTCGTGACCGTCTCGACGTCGCGGACGCTCGAGGACGACCCCGCGGGCGACGCCGTCGCGGCGGCGTTCGAGTCCGCCGGGCACGAGGTCGCCCTCAGGGAGGTCGTCGGCGACGACTTCGACGCGCTCCAGTCGGCGGTCGACCGACTCGTCGACCGCGACGACGTCGACGCGGTCGTCACGACCGGCGGGACGGGCGTCACCCCCGACGACGTGACCATCGAGGCGGTCAGCGGCCTCTTCGGAAAGGAACTGCCGGGGTTCGGCGAGCTGTTCCGCCGCTACTCCGAGGACGAGATCGGGACCCGCGTGGTGGGAACGCGGGCGACGGCGGGGACGGTCCAGGGCGTCCCCGTGTTCTGCCTGCCCGGCAGCGAGAACGCCGCCCGACTCGGCAGCGAGGAGATCATCGTTCCCGAAGCGCCGCATCTCGCGGGGTTGGCGACGCGCCCGGAGGAGTGA
- a CDS encoding 50S ribosomal protein L37e, producing the protein MTGAGTPSQGKKNKTTHVKCRRCGEKSYHVKKKVCSSCGFGKSAKRRDYEWQSKSGDN; encoded by the coding sequence ATGACGGGCGCAGGAACCCCCAGTCAAGGAAAGAAGAACAAGACGACGCACGTCAAGTGCCGCCGCTGCGGCGAGAAGTCCTACCACGTAAAAAAGAAGGTCTGCTCCTCGTGCGGCTTCGGCAAGTCGGCGAAGCGTCGTGACTACGAGTGGCAGTCGAAGTCCGGCGACAACTGA
- a CDS encoding LSM domain-containing protein: protein MSGRPLDVLEAALEDAVTVTLKDGTAYYGTLAGYDQHMNAVLEPPVDVEDVAVGELEVTAVEDTTIIRGDNVVTIQT, encoded by the coding sequence ATGAGCGGACGACCCCTCGACGTCCTCGAAGCCGCACTCGAAGACGCCGTCACGGTCACGTTGAAGGACGGCACCGCATACTACGGCACGCTCGCCGGCTACGACCAACACATGAACGCCGTCCTTGAGCCACCGGTGGACGTCGAGGACGTCGCAGTCGGCGAACTGGAGGTCACAGCGGTCGAAGACACAACGATTATACGCGGCGACAACGTCGTGACGATACAAACATGA
- a CDS encoding sensor histidine kinase: MSQKRSDGPGFDGGVGLFEHLPVLTVLTTVDDSGTQIIDDCNDRFARRLGRTRSELCGRPLRGVYRGDSIPPDTEAKDSAGECRADRRAESDGGSVETPGRDRQPSAPVEGDRSVAVGPRVGDRRPFRLPVAGAGDGEPDSDCLFALVDAEGHLVQTIAEALPRSDGDGHVVFHVDVTRQQRREWQAEVLNRLMRHNVRNDLNILRGHASTLTEHQDEEVVEAAEVIDRVADRWLGLAETVRDIERLFDDAAVETATVRDIVTSVQQTVEREWPEGRVDVRIDVDPECRISERLHVALVELCENGIKHAGESAEDGGRIPVSVTIARGTRPGWLAVRVADNGPGIPTHELSALHVDGETPLRHGSGLGLWLVRFVVRRLGGEISARHRDDGGSVVSLHLPLADDP, encoded by the coding sequence GTGAGTCAGAAACGATCGGACGGACCCGGCTTTGACGGGGGAGTGGGGCTCTTCGAGCATCTCCCAGTTCTGACTGTACTCACGACGGTCGACGACTCGGGCACGCAGATCATAGACGACTGCAACGACCGATTCGCCCGTCGACTCGGTCGGACCCGCAGCGAACTCTGCGGTCGTCCGCTCCGGGGCGTTTACCGCGGTGATTCGATTCCGCCGGACACCGAGGCGAAGGATTCGGCCGGCGAGTGTCGCGCCGACAGACGCGCGGAGTCGGACGGCGGATCGGTCGAGACACCGGGGCGCGACCGACAGCCGAGCGCGCCGGTAGAGGGCGACCGCTCCGTCGCGGTCGGGCCGCGGGTCGGTGACCGACGGCCGTTTCGACTGCCCGTGGCCGGTGCCGGGGACGGCGAGCCCGACTCCGACTGCCTCTTCGCGCTCGTCGACGCGGAGGGGCATCTGGTGCAGACGATCGCGGAGGCCCTCCCGCGGTCGGACGGCGACGGACACGTCGTCTTCCACGTCGACGTGACGCGCCAACAGCGTCGGGAGTGGCAGGCCGAGGTGCTGAATCGGCTGATGCGCCACAACGTGCGGAACGACTTGAACATCCTCCGCGGCCACGCCAGCACCCTCACCGAACACCAAGACGAGGAAGTCGTCGAAGCGGCGGAGGTGATCGACCGCGTCGCCGACCGGTGGCTGGGGCTCGCCGAGACGGTGCGCGACATCGAACGGCTGTTCGACGACGCGGCGGTCGAGACCGCGACGGTGAGAGACATCGTCACTTCCGTGCAGCAGACGGTCGAACGGGAGTGGCCGGAGGGTCGCGTCGACGTCCGGATCGACGTCGACCCGGAGTGTCGCATCTCCGAACGACTCCACGTCGCGCTCGTCGAACTCTGTGAGAACGGCATCAAGCACGCCGGCGAGTCGGCAGAGGACGGGGGACGAATCCCCGTCTCGGTGACGATAGCGCGCGGCACTCGACCGGGATGGCTCGCCGTCCGCGTCGCCGACAACGGTCCGGGGATACCCACACACGAACTCTCCGCGCTTCACGTCGACGGGGAGACGCCCCTGCGGCACGGCAGCGGGCTGGGGCTCTGGCTCGTGCGGTTCGTCGTCCGACGGCTCGGTGGGGAGATCTCCGCACGCCACCGAGACGACGGAGGGAGCGTCGTCTCGCTGCACCTGCCGCTCGCGGACGACCCGTGA
- a CDS encoding ribonuclease J — protein sequence MEIEIATIGGYEEVGRQMTAVRAGDDVVIFDMGLNLSQVLIHDNVETEKMHSLDLIDMGAIPDDRVMSDLEGDVQAIVPTHGHLDHIGAISKLAHRYDAPIVAAPFTIELTKQQVEDETKFSGSFDNDFVKMEAGETMSIGDSGNVEMEFVHVTHSIIDAINPVLHTPEGAIVYGLDKRMDHSPVLEDPIDMERFREIGREGNGVLCYIEDCTNAGRKGRTPSESHARNHLEDTIRSIEDYDGGIVATTFSSHVSRVSSIVEFAKDIGRQPVLLGRSMEKYSGTAERLGFVDFPDDVGMYGHRKSVDRTFKRIMKEGKENFLPVVTGHQGEPRAMLTRMGRGETPYEIEDGDKVIFSARVIPEPTNEGQRYQSERLLRMQGARIYDEIHVSGHLREEGHYQMIDALQPQHIIPAHQDLEGFSPYVDLAESQGYQMGRDLHVTRNGNMIQLVE from the coding sequence ATGGAAATCGAAATTGCGACAATCGGCGGTTACGAAGAGGTCGGTCGACAGATGACGGCCGTTCGCGCGGGCGACGACGTCGTCATCTTCGACATGGGCCTGAACCTCAGTCAGGTCCTCATCCACGACAACGTGGAGACCGAAAAGATGCACAGTCTCGACTTGATCGACATGGGCGCGATCCCGGACGACCGGGTGATGTCCGACCTCGAGGGCGACGTGCAGGCCATCGTGCCGACGCACGGCCACCTCGACCACATCGGCGCGATATCGAAACTCGCCCACCGGTACGACGCGCCCATCGTCGCGGCGCCGTTCACGATCGAGTTGACGAAGCAACAGGTCGAAGACGAGACGAAGTTCAGCGGGAGCTTCGACAACGACTTCGTGAAGATGGAGGCCGGCGAGACGATGTCGATCGGCGACTCCGGCAACGTCGAGATGGAGTTCGTCCACGTGACGCACTCGATCATCGACGCGATCAACCCGGTGCTGCACACTCCCGAGGGCGCGATCGTCTACGGCCTCGACAAGCGGATGGACCACTCGCCGGTGCTGGAAGACCCGATCGACATGGAGCGCTTCCGCGAGATCGGCCGCGAGGGCAACGGCGTCCTCTGTTACATCGAGGACTGTACGAACGCGGGACGGAAGGGCCGGACGCCCTCGGAATCCCACGCGCGTAACCACCTCGAGGACACGATCCGTTCGATCGAGGACTACGACGGCGGGATCGTCGCCACGACGTTCTCCTCGCACGTCTCTCGGGTCTCCTCGATCGTCGAGTTCGCGAAGGATATCGGCCGTCAGCCCGTCCTGCTCGGCCGCTCGATGGAGAAGTACTCCGGCACCGCAGAGCGACTCGGCTTCGTCGACTTCCCCGACGACGTCGGGATGTACGGCCACCGCAAGTCCGTCGACCGGACGTTCAAGCGGATCATGAAGGAGGGCAAGGAGAACTTCCTGCCCGTCGTCACGGGCCACCAGGGCGAGCCGCGGGCGATGCTCACCCGGATGGGTCGCGGCGAGACGCCCTACGAGATCGAGGACGGCGACAAGGTCATCTTCTCGGCGCGGGTCATCCCCGAGCCGACGAACGAGGGCCAGCGCTACCAGTCCGAGCGCCTCCTGCGGATGCAGGGCGCGCGGATCTACGACGAGATCCACGTCTCCGGGCACCTGCGCGAGGAGGGTCACTACCAGATGATCGACGCGCTCCAGCCGCAGCACATCATCCCCGCCCACCAGGACCTCGAAGGCTTCTCGCCGTACGTCGACCTCGCGGAGTCGCAGGGGTACCAGATGGGCCGCGACCTGCACGTCACGCGGAACGGGAATATGATCCAGCTGGTGGAGTGA
- the idsA3 gene encoding geranylfarnesyl diphosphate synthase, with protein sequence MSSDAAEKRVLEAIAERRELVNDALDEDVPMQSPERLYEATRYLLKAGGKRLRPTVALLTAEALADVEPLSVDYHAFPALDGSEIDVMSAATSIEVIQSFTLIHDDIMDDDDLRRGVPAVHKEYDTETAILAGDTLYAKAFELLSETGADPANGLEAVRRLATTCTQICEGQALDIEFEKRTEVLPEEYLEMIELKTAVLYGTAAATAATLMDADEETVAALYRYGIDSGRAFQIQDDVLDLTVPSEKLGKQRGSDLVENKETLITLHARQQGVDVDSLVETDDVDSVSEAEIEAAVAELEAAGSIEYAEAKAEELTANAKDHLEVLPENEARALLGDIADYLITRGY encoded by the coding sequence ATGAGTTCGGACGCGGCGGAGAAGCGGGTGCTCGAGGCCATCGCGGAGCGGCGCGAACTCGTCAACGACGCGCTCGACGAGGACGTGCCGATGCAGTCGCCCGAGCGGCTCTACGAGGCCACCCGCTACCTGCTGAAGGCCGGCGGCAAGCGGCTCCGTCCGACCGTCGCGCTCCTGACCGCGGAGGCGCTGGCGGACGTCGAACCGCTGTCGGTCGACTACCACGCGTTCCCGGCGCTCGACGGTTCGGAGATCGACGTGATGTCGGCCGCGACGAGCATCGAGGTCATCCAGTCGTTCACGCTGATCCACGACGACATCATGGACGACGACGACCTCCGTCGCGGCGTGCCGGCCGTCCACAAGGAGTACGACACCGAGACCGCGATCCTCGCGGGCGATACGCTGTACGCGAAGGCCTTCGAGTTGCTCTCGGAGACGGGCGCGGATCCCGCGAACGGCCTGGAGGCCGTCCGACGGCTCGCGACGACCTGCACGCAGATCTGCGAGGGTCAGGCGCTCGACATCGAGTTCGAGAAGCGGACCGAGGTGCTCCCCGAGGAGTACCTCGAAATGATCGAACTGAAGACCGCGGTCCTCTACGGGACCGCGGCGGCGACGGCGGCGACCCTGATGGACGCCGACGAGGAGACGGTGGCGGCGCTCTACCGCTACGGCATCGACTCCGGACGGGCGTTCCAGATCCAGGACGACGTCCTCGATCTGACCGTCCCTTCCGAAAAGCTGGGCAAACAGCGCGGCTCCGATCTCGTCGAGAACAAGGAGACGCTCATCACGCTGCACGCGCGCCAGCAGGGCGTCGACGTCGACTCTCTCGTCGAGACCGACGACGTCGACTCCGTCTCGGAGGCGGAGATCGAGGCGGCGGTCGCCGAACTCGAAGCCGCGGGCTCGATCGAGTACGCCGAGGCGAAGGCCGAGGAACTCACCGCGAACGCGAAGGACCACCTCGAGGTCCTCCCGGAGAACGAGGCGCGCGCGCTCTTGGGCGACATCGCGGACTACCTGATCACGCGCGGGTACTGA